aaattcgctactcaaactcgctactcaaattcgctactcaaattcgctactcaaactcgctactcaaactcgctactcaagttcgctactcaaacttgctactcaaattcgctactcaaactcgctactcaaattcgctactcaaattcgctactcaaactcgctactcaaattcgctactcaaactcgctactcaaattcgctactcaaattcgctattcaaactcgctactcaaattggctactcaaattcgctactcaaactcgctactcaaattcgctactcaaactcgctactcaaattcgctactcaaattcgctactcaaactcgctactcaaacttgctactcaaattcgctactcaaattcgctactcaaatttgctactcaaattcgctactcaaattcgctactcaaactcgctactcaaattcgctactcaaattcgctactcaaattcgctactcaaattcgctactcaaattcgctactcaaactcgctactcaaattcgcttttcaaattcgctactcaaattcgctactcaaactcgctactcaaatttgctactcaaactcgctactcaaattcgctactcaaactcgctactcaaattcgctactcaaactcgctactaaaactcgctactcaaattcgctactcaaattcgctactcaaattcgctactcaaactcgctactcaaattcgctactcaaattcgctactcaaactcgctactcaaattcgctactcaaactcgctactcaaattcgctactcaaattcgctactcaaattcgctactcaaactcgctactcaaattcgctactcaaactcgctactcaaattcgctactcaaactcgctactcaaattcgctactcaaattcgctactcaaattcgctactcaaattcgctactcaaactcgctactcaaattcgctactcaaattcgctactcaaactcgctactcaaattcgctactcaaactcgctactcaaattcgctactcaaactcgctactcaaattcgctactcaaatttgctacttaaactcgctactcaaactcgctactcaaattcgctactcaaactcgctactcaaattcgctactcaaactcgctactcaaattcgctactcaaattcgctactcaaactcgctactcaaactcgctactcaagttcgctactcaaacttgctactcaaattcgctactcaaactcgctactcaaattcgctactcaaattcgctactcaaactcgctactcaaattcgctactcaaactcgctactcaaattcgctactcaaattcgctattcaaactcgctactcaaattggctactcaaattcgctactcaaactcgctactcaaattcgctactcaaactcgctactcaaattcgctactcaaattcgctactcaaactcgctactcaaacttgctactcaaattcgctactcaaattcgctactcaaatttgctactcaaattcgctactcaaattcgctactcaaactcgctactcaaattcgctactcaaattcgctactcaaattcgctactcaaattcgctactcaaattcgctactcaaactcgctactcaaattcgcttttcaaattcgctactcaaattcgctactcaaactcgctactcaaatttgctactcaaactcgctactcaaattcgctactcaaactcgctactcaaattcgctactcaaactcgctactaaaactcgctactcaaattcgctactcaaattcgctactcaaattcgctactcaaactcgctactcaaattcgctactcaaattcgctactcaaactcgctactcaaattcgctactcaaactcgctactcaaattcgctactcaaattcgctactcaaattcgctactcaaactcgctactcaaattcgctactcaaactcgctactcaaattcgctactcaaattcgctactcaaattcgctactcaaactcgctactcaaattcgctactcaaattcgctactcaaattcgcttctcaaactcgctactcaaattcgctactcaaactcgctacgcaaattcgctactcaaattcgctactcaaattcgctactcaaactcgctactcaaattcgctactcaaattcgctactcaaactcgctactcaaattcgctactcaaactcgctactcaaattcgctactcaaactcgctactcaaattttctactcaaattcgctactcaaactcgctactcaaattcgctactcaaattcgctactcaaactcgctactcaaactcgctactcaaattcgctactcaaattcgctactcaaactcgctactcaaattcgctactcaaactcgctactcaaattcgctactcaaactcgctactcaaattcgctactcaaactcgctactcaaattcgctactcaaactcgctactcaaattcactactcaaattctttactcaaactcgctactcaaattcgctactcaaattcgctactcaaattcgctactcaaattcgctactcaaattcgctactcaaattcgctactcaaattcgctactcaaactcgctactcaaattcgctactcaaattcgctactcaaactcgctactcaaattcgctactcaaattcgctactcaaactcgctactcaaattcgctactcaaatttgctactcaaactcgctactcaaattcgctactcaaattcgctactcaaactcgctactcaaattcgctactcaaattcgcttttcaaattcgctactcaaattcgctactcaaactcgctactcaaattcgctactcaaactcgctactcaaattcgctactcaaattcgctactcaaactcgctactcaaactcgctactcaaactcgctactcaaactcgctactcaaattcgctactcaaactcgctactcaaattcgctactcaaactcgctactcaaattcgctactcaaattcgctactcaaactcgctactcaaattcgctactcaaactcgctactcaaattcgctactcaaactcgctactcaaattcgctactcaaattcgctactcaaattcgctactcaaattcgctactcaaattcgctactcaaactcgctactcaaattcgcttttcaaattcgctactcaaattcgctactcaaactcgctactcaaattcgctactcaaactcgctactcaaattcgctactcaaattcgctactcaaactcgctactcaaattcgctactcaaactcgctactcaaattcgctactcaaactcgctactcaaattttctactcaaattcgctactcaaactcgctactcaaattcgctactcaaattcgctactcaaactcgctactcaaactcgctactcaaattcgctactcaaattcgctactcaaactcgctactcaaattcgctactcaaactcgctactcaaattcgctactcaaactcgctactcaaattcgctactcaaactcgctactcaaattcgctactcaaactcgctactcaaattcactactcaaattctttactcaaactcgctactcaaactcgctactcaaattcgctactcaaattcgctactcaaattcgctactcaaattcgctactcaaactcgctactcaaattcgctactcaaattcgctactcaaattcgctactcaaattcgctactcaaattcgctaatcaaactcgctactcaaattcgctactcaaatttgctactcaaactcgctactcaaattcgctactcaaattcgctactcaaactcgctactcaaattcgctactcaaattcgctactcaaattcgctactcaaattcgctactcaaactcgctactcaaatccgctactcaaactcgctactcaaattcgctactcaaattcgctactcaaactcgctactcaaattcgctactcaaactcgctactcaaactcgctactcaaattcgctactcaaactcgctactcaaattcgctactcaaactcgctactcaaattcgctactcaaactcgctactcaaattcgctactcaaattcgctactcaaattcgctactcaaattcgctactcaaactcgctactcaaattcgctactcaaattcgctactcaaactcgctactcaaactcgctactcaagttcgctactcaaacttgctactcaaattcgctactcaaattcgctactcaaactcgctactcaaattcgctactcaaattcgctactcaaactcgctactcaaattcgctactcaaattcgctactcaaattcgctactcaaattcgctactcaaattcgctactcaaattcgctactcaaactcgctactcaaactcgctactcaaattcgctactcaaattcgctactcaaattcgctactccaattcgctactcaaactcgctactcaaattcgcttttcaaattcgctactcaaattcgctactcaaattcgctactcaaactcgctactcaaattcgcaactcaaattcgctactcaaactcgctactcaaactcgctactcaaattcgctactcaaattcgctactcaaattcgctactccaattcgctactcaaactcgctactcaaattcgctactcaaactcgctactcaaattcgctactcaaattcgctactcaaattcgctactcaaattcgctactcaaactcgctactcaaattcgctactcaaactcgctactcaaattcgctactcaaactcgctactcaaattcgctactcaaattcgctactcaaattcgctactcaaactcgctactcaaattcgctactcaaactcgctactcaaattcgctactcaaactcgctactcaaattttctactcaaattcgctactcaaactcgaaTTCGAACCGTCGGCGCGATAAGTCGTGTATCGCTTCTATTAGCAGAGTTTTTTCTAGCGAAACCACGAGCACAGACGCCATCTTGTACCAGTCGCGAAGTTTttagtttctattttttattatttggtttTGCTTGTTTGCACAAACCGAACCGGAGAAGATAGCTGCCATGGGGGAAAGTCCCCCACCGTGGGGCAAAACTCCACATCCCTTAAACCCAAACCGAAGGCAACTACCCCAATGGATGGACCCTAAAGGAGATCACGGAGAGATGCAATTTCTCCAGGTCAAACCTGTAGCTCCTGCCAAACTACCGATCTACCCCTTCATCATTGCCAAAACTGTCGAACAGGAAGCCGGAATCATCCATGGCGGAAACCCTACCGACAATGGAAGCACATATTTGCTCAAGGTTCGCTCACCTCGGCAGGTGGAAATACTGCTGAAGGTTAAACAGTTAATTGATTCTACCCCCGTTACCATCACGTACCACCCAACACTTAACACCTGTAAGTGTGTAGTAACGTGCAAAGAAGTAGAAGGTGCAACAAACGAACAACTGGCAAGCGATCTCGAGAGTCAAGGAGTCACCAGTGTTTACCGATTCCTTagaaaagaaaacgaaaaagaTATTCCCACCCACACAATGGTTTTAACTGTCCGCGGTACGGTGGTCCCCCGGTACATCCGCTTTGGATTTCTCCAAATTTCCACCCGCCCGTATTACTCTCGCCCGATGCTCTGCGTACAATGTGGGAAATATGGCCACACGCAAAAAAACTGCAAGTTTGACCCCATTTGTATCAATTGCGGAGACAAAGAGGTTCACCCCAACTGTAAAAAAGAGCCACACTGCGTAAACTGCCGGAATAACCACCCCACGAACAGCCGAACCTGCTCGTTCTTCAAGGAGGAACAAGaaataattaaactaaaaactgaCACCGGAATCTCCCATAAAGAAGCAGTTAAGGAACTTCGTAGCCGCCTGATTCGATCCAGTAGTATTCAACAGCGCCTAAACCCAGAACGCAACCCTACGAACCAAGAGACCGAAATTATACAACTCCGGAAGCAAGTAGCCATCCTAACTGCACAACTAGCCATGTTCACTCGCAGACCACAAGACAACCCGACAAATGACGAAAACGAATCCGAAAGTGACGGCAGCATGACAACCTCCTGCTCAACCGCCAGCCACCAAACCACCCCCAAACGCATTCGAAATGGCTCTTCCGAAGGAATGCAAACCAGCAGTGAATCCAGTTCTGGAACCACAACCCAACAGAAATTGAACCGCACAAAGAAAAAACGGCAACGGAATCCCGAAAACCAGATCAACACTGAAAATCAACCGATGTCCTCCAACCCAGGTAAAGACAACCGGCAGCTGTCCAATCACCCCTCTTCCTCACGGCGGTAAGTCGAAACCCAACTTCTtttccaatttcaatttttatcatggCTACCTCCATCCCAAACATTAACAATCACAACCTATCCCACCATAACCCAACACCCGCtaggaaaaacaaaataagtttcgCTATTCAATGGAATCTACGTGGACTGAGAGCCCGATTGCAAGAATTAGAAGTATTAACCTACAAATATCAACCCTTAATACTCTCCCTCCAAGAAACCCTCCTCTCAGCCAATCTACCCAATCTGATAAAAGGCTACACAACCCTTCTTGATCCCACCGGCCAAGGTTCTGGTATATCAATTAAATCTGGCCTACCCTTTAAACAGATCCCACTATCAGCACCCTTCAGCGTTGTTTGTATACGCCTTAAATCACCCATTGATATCACAGTCGTTTCCCTTTACTGCAGCCCCTCAGTTCGTTTTCAAGAATTTGTCCAAGGTCTTGAAGATATTTTACAACAACTGCCTCAACCCATAGTCATCATGGGGGACCTCAACGCACATTCTCCTCTCTGGGGGGGAGCCCACACATGCCGAAAGGGTTCCTTTCTTGAGAATTTCCTTATACTGAAAAATTTAACTATCTTAAATGACTACAGCCATACTCGCGTCGACCCATCAAATGGAAATACCTCTGCTCTTGACCTAACCCTAGTCTCCTGGTCCCTCGGTCCCAAATTTAGTTggtactcaaactcgctactcaaattcgctactcaaactcgctactcaaattcgctactcaaattcgctactcaaattcgctactcaaactcgctactcaaattcgctactcaaattcgctactcaaactcgctactcaaattcgctactcaaactcgctactcaaattcgctactcaaactcgctactcaaattttctactcaaattcgctactcaaactcgctactcaaattcgctactcaaattcgctactcaaactcgctactcaaactcgctactcaaattcgctactcaaattcgctactcaaactcgctactcaaattcgctactcaaactcgctactcaaattcgctactcaaactcgctactcaaattcgctactcaaactcgctactcaaattcgctactcaaactcgctactcaaattcactactcaaattctttactcaaactcgctactcaaattcgctactcaaattcgctactcaaattcgctactcaaattcgctactcaaattcgctactcaaactcgctactcaaattcgctactcaaattcgctactcaaattcgctactcaaattcgctactcaaattcgctaatcaaactcgctactcaaattcgctactcaaatttgctactcaaactcgctactcaaattcgctactcaaattcgctactcaaactcgctactcaaattcgctactcaaattcgctactcaaattcgctactcaaattcgctactcaaactcgctactcaaatccgctactcaaactcgctactcaaattcgctactcaaattcgctactcaaactcgctactcaaattcgctactcaaactcgctactcaaactcgctactcaaattcgctactcaaactcgctactcaaattcgctactcaaactcgctactcaaattcgctactcaaactcgctactcaaattcgctactcaaattcgctactcaaattcgctactcaaattcgctactcaaactcgctactcaaattcgctactcaaattcgctactcaaactcgctactcaaactcgctactcaagttcgctactcaaacttgctactcaaattcgctactcaaattcgctactcaaactcgctactcaaattcgctactcaaattcgctactcaaactcgctactcaaattcgctactcaaattcgctactcaaattcgctactcaaattcgctactcaaattcgctactcaaattcgctactcaaactcgctactcaaactcgctactcaaattcgctactcaaattcgctactcaaattcgctactccaattcgctactcaaactcgctactcaaattcgcttttcaaattcgctactcaaattcgctactcaaattcgctactcaaattcgctactcaaactcgctactcaaactcgctactcaaattcgctactcaaactcgctactcaaattcgctactcaaattcgctactcaaattcgctactcaaactcgctactcaaattcgctactcaaactcgctactcaaattcgctactcaaattcgctactcaaattcgctactcaaattcgctactctgccgctcatagcaagtccgtcccatttgcgttttcatcatttttcagtttatcgctggAAACACTTTAATGTTATAtgtagtttcaagagaaaactttgttgtcagtactttgttctgaagaacattgaaaaaaacctcaagtaaatttgtcccattggacgaatgatcgcaagtcggtcccatatggcataaatcatcgcaagtcggtcccacagccataagggcccagcaaatggttttcaacagaatcaaaacaaaaaaataatccttataAAGCGGGAATCTTTCATAAGCCGTAGCAGAGTCAGATTCTGTTGATTACTTTGATTAAAAACGCATACAAATGCCGAATTATCGAAAGactttttacgaattttcaatgccgtttttctcatttcaacaaaaacgcaaatgggacggacttgctatgagcggcagtactcaaattcgcaactcaaattcgctactcaaactcgctactcaaattcgctactcaaattcgctactcaaactcgctactcaaattcgctactcaaattcgctactcaaactcgctactcaaattcgctactcaaactcgctactcaaattcgctactcaaattcgctactcaaattcgctactcaaattcgctactcaaactcgctactcaaattcgctactcaaactcgctactcaaattcgctactcaaactcgctactcaaattcgctactcaaattcgctactcaaattcgctactcaaattcgctactcaaactcgctactcaaactcgctactcaaattcgctactcaaattcgctactcaaattcgctactcaaactcgctactcaaattcgcttttcaaattcgctactcaaattcgctactcaaactcgctactcaaattcgctactcaaattcgccactcaaattcgctactcaaactcgctactcaaattcgctactcaaattcgctactcaaactcgctactcaaattcgctactcaaactcgctatattataaaaaaagctTGGCTTTCGGTTGCccacaataataaaaaaaaacgtaaaatttagcttatcgtgttttaattttttggcaacaaATTACCCAACCTCCCTCATTACAATTATTGTTCGGACGTGGCAAAAATTCGACTTATAGCTTTCTCCTGCATCGGCGCGTCCCGGTTCATGACAGTGGAGGTCCAAATCGCAATTTTATCCATCTTCTGGGGAACATTCACGACGGCACCGCAAATTTCTTCAGGGTTATCGAAAACCTCGCCAACGTTGATCACCCACTGGCCGCCGCGGAAATTCTTCTCGTCTTCCCACATGGGGCGAAGGCCCTGCTTGAACGGCGAATAATCGCACCCGGTCTTCAGGTCCGACGGGCTCTTGATGTGGTTGTATAATTTCCGGAAGTCCTCCACGGTACCGACGGTGGCCGCCTCTTTCAGGTTGTCTCCCCACGACTTGTTCTTATCCGGTTCCTGATACCCGAGCGTCCACTGGAAATGCAGCGGATGTTTGATGAGGCATTCCGGATCGACGGTGCCGCCTTGGTTTTGGTAGCGGTATCGCCACGGGGATCGCCCAATAGCACACACAACGGTGGTCATGCTGCTAGGCGTTACAATTTGCGCGCACGTGAACGATGAGGGAAAAGCCCTGGTTATCCGTTTTCCGATGAGCGCTGCAGACGAAACACCTCACTGTTCTTCAACTTGCAAAAAACCGACCGACCTCCGGAAATATCGATGACAgaacccgtttttttttttgtttttcagttttttgcgGGAGCTATGGGCTGTcgggtttatttaaaaataagctcGATACAGTGGGCCAAATCTGGTCGAACAAAGTCactcttaatttgtttttgattagggttgggttttttctaacaaaatgtTGCCAATTTTTCGCTCGAATCATATCGAATTACAGTCaactcaaacatttaaaaaaccaaatgtaacagctactcaaattcgctactcaaattcggtactcaaactcgctactcaaattcgctactcaaattcgctactcaaactcgctactcaaattcgctactcaaattcgctactcaaattcgctactcaaactcgctactcaaattttctactcaaattcgctactcaaactcgctactcaaattcgctactcaaattcgctactcaaactcgctactcaaactcgctactcaaattcgctactcaaattcgctactcaaactcgctactcaaattcgctactcaaattcgctactcaaattcgctactcaaactcgctactcaaattcgctactcaaactcgctactcaaattcgctactcaaactcgctactcaaattcactactcaaattctttactcaaactcgctactcaaattcgctactcaaattcgctactcaaattcgctactcaaattcgctactcaaattcgctactcaaattcgctactcaaactcgctactcaaattcgctactcaaattcgctactcaaattcgctactcaaattcgctactcaaattcgctactcaaactcgctactcaaattcgctactcaaatttgctactcaaactcgctactcaaattcgctactcaaattcgctactcaaactcgctactcaaattagctactcaaattcgcttttcaaattcgctactcaaattcgctactcaaactcgctactcaaattcgctactcaaactcgctactcaaattcgctactcaaattcgctactcaaactcgctactcaaactcgctactcaaactcgctactcaaactcgctactcaaattcgctactcaaatttgctactcaaactcgctactcaaattcgctactcaaattcgctactcaaactcgctactcaaactcgctactcaaactcgctactcaaattcgctactcaaattcgctactcaaattcgctactcaaactcgctactcaaattcgcttttcaaattcgctactcaaattcgctactcaaactcgctactcaaattcgctactcaaattcgctactcaaattcgctactcaaattcgcttttcaaattcgctactcaaattcgctactcaaactcgctactcaaattcgctactcaaattcgctactcaaactcgctactcaaattcgctactcaaattcgctactcaaattcgctactcaaattcgctactcaaattcgctactcaaattcgctactcaaactcgctactcaaactcgctactcaaattcgctactcaaattcgctactcaaattcgctactccaattcgctactcaaactcgctactcaaattcgcttttcaaattcgctactcaaattcgc
This sequence is a window from Uranotaenia lowii strain MFRU-FL chromosome 3, ASM2978415v1, whole genome shotgun sequence. Protein-coding genes within it:
- the LOC129750855 gene encoding eukaryotic translation initiation factor 4E-like translates to MTTVVCAIGRSPWRYRYQNQGGTVDPECLIKHPLHFQWTLGYQEPDKNKSWGDNLKEAATVGTVEDFRKLYNHIKSPSDLKTGCDYSPFKQGLRPMWEDEKNFRGGQWVINVGEVFDNPEEICGAVVNVPQKMDKIAIWTSTVMNRDAPMQEKAISRIFATSEQ